Proteins found in one Triticum aestivum cultivar Chinese Spring chromosome 4D, IWGSC CS RefSeq v2.1, whole genome shotgun sequence genomic segment:
- the LOC123099196 gene encoding E3 ubiquitin-protein ligase RFWD3 translates to MPPRPRGRRATPPVLILEDEDLDFEVSYSEGEDGEDGGGSDSSSSSSGEEPEEGTDVEDGERSDEGEEEEQEESVAEGCGPAVQARVPGGAAAERAANAPSCPVCMEPWTSEGEHRISCIPCGHVYGRSCLERWLTQRGNASATCPQCGRRFKHKDIINIYAPEVAVPNNDLEKQLRFCRQKLESLEEVVLKQGKLLDEIISEKNHRSADVGVSKRQKIAEHSDGRTYLEPSASASAASASGNSCRFVLLKELSFDGARVMGIDASNQIILASGKAPGVGGEHVLRKISMLSSHEAHTIQLPPDTKVVKDICILPGGSALFASLGRRLSLFSMTTNSVVLECNLPLPAWSCSAHDSDSHRIYAGLQDGRVLVFDTRQHSRPLHSMAGLSKHLVHTLHSVTDNSGSRKVLSASAIGPCMWDADGNQSSPKLLLEDDNQRVCFSLACAPPSSDLLVASYRPKADYSSGDAAAPSQAYLSQTPTQSGAGKLGQHTVIRRTGNASFAEGSTCHSNVSEVRMCKSAIVPCGNDEHLFAYGDESHRGVLTWRLPSLGVHSGLIPHRQPILDLRYAGSRAGGGYLGCLSDDKLQVYRVDR, encoded by the exons atgccgccgcgccccCGGGGCAGGCGGGCGACTCCTCCGGTGCTGATCCTGGAGGACGAGGACCTCGATTTCGAGGTCAGCTACAGCGAAGGGGAGGACGGGGAAGATGGGGGAGGATCGgattcctcgtcgtcgtcgtcgggggAGGAGCCGGAGGAGGGAACGGACGTAGAGGACGGCGAAAGATCGgatgagggggaggaggaggagcaggaggagagcGTCGCGGAGGGATGCGGGCCGGCCGTGCAAGCTAGGGttcccggcggcgcggcggcggagagggcGGCCAACGCCCCCTCTTGCCCCGTGTGTATGGAGCCCTGGACCTCCGAAGGCGAGCATCGCATCAG TTGCATTCCTTGTGGGCATGTCTACGGCAGATCTTGCCTGGAGAGGTGGTTAACGCAGCGTGGTAACGCTAGTGCTACG TGCCCTCAATGTGGAAGAAGGTTTAAACATAAGGACATTATCAACATCTATGCACCGGAGGTTGCTGTTCCAAATAATGATCTTGAGAAG CAATTACGGTTTTGCAGGCAAAAGCTCGAATCCCTTGAGGAAGTG GTCCTGAAACAAGGGAAGCTGCTTGACGAGATAATTTCTGAGAAG AATCACAGGTCAGCAGATGTTGGTGTCTCAAAAAGACAG AAAATAGCAGAGCACTCAGATGGAAGAACATATCTGGAACCATCAGCCTCAGCCAGTGCAGCCTCAGCTTCTGGCAACAGTTGCCGTTTTGTTTTACTG AAGGAATTATCTTTTGATGGTGCTCGAGTCATGGGCATAGATGCATCTAACCAAATAATACTTGCTTCTGGGAAGGCACCTGGTGTGGGTGGAGAACATGTTCTTAGAAAG ATTAGCATGCTATCCAGCCATGAAGCACATACAATACAGCTTCCTCCTGATACTAAAGTTGTCAAGGACATATGTATCTTGCCTGGTGGCTCTGCTCTTTTTGCATCACTAGGCAGAAGGCTCTCACTCTTTAG CATGACGACCAACAGTGTTGTTCTTGAATGTAATTTACCG CTTCCTGCTTGGTCATGTTCAGCACATGACTCTGATTCACATCGCATTTATGCTGGCTTGCAG GATGGCAGGGTTTTGGTATTTGATACTCGTCAGCATTCAAGACCCTTGCATTCCATGGCTGGGCTATCTAAACATCTGGTCCATACACTACACTCTGTCACTGATAACAGTGGTTCCAGAAAGGTTCTTTCAGCTTCTGCCATAGGGCCTTGCATGTGGGATGCTGATGGCAATCAAAGCAG TCCAAAGCTACTACTAGAGGATGATAACCAACGAGTCTGCTTCTCTCTTGCTTGTGCCCCTCCATCGAGCGATCTGTTGGTGGCCTCCTACCGGCCCAAGGCCGATTACTCATCAGGAGACGCCGCTGCTCCATCTCAAGCGTACCTATCACAGACGCCGACACAATCTGGTGCAGGAAAACTGGGGCAGCACACCGTCATCAGGAGGACAGGCAATGCATCCTTCGCCGAGGGCAGCACATGCCACTCCAACGTAAGCGAAGTGCGCATGTGCAAATCGGCAATCGTACCTTGCGGGAACGACGAACATCTCTTCGCCTACGGGGACGAGTCACACCGCGGGGTCCTTACCTGGCGACTACCTTCCCTTGGGGTCCATTCTGGCCTGATACCCCACCGCCAGCCAATCCTCGACCTAAGGTATGCGGGAAGTCGAGCGGGAGGTGGGTACCTTGGGTGCCTGAGCGATGATAAGTTGCAAGTTTACAGAGTTGATAGATAG
- the LOC123099195 gene encoding probable protein phosphatase 2C 31 isoform X2, whose protein sequence is MGNGISKNTCFSGETYAPAVSSDPVPGDIHGHSFKYVPMAVAFDKSPMANVLSSKTPLFSLFGAAINANQATSSSIPSFRLLNELMVPQSSVCTVKSSCSSAAAPVQAQPTRLSFSGHFLDSSGTVSPISNQLSRRPFMSGSQCCNEQPLKKSLATVGSRLDFSVPRNNLLSKGPTEVSNMDSFGDGGHRSPPIDNVQWAQGMAGEDRFQVAVSEERGWVFVGIYDGFFGPDATDYLFANLHVAVHHALKGVLSDNIQCNEPTTNSGNLFSLNGGNHSPEFERKPAKRGRTEHPEKNNSAMSGGSPTMHQRVLGALAWALRETEEAFFKAAEEGAADNPEIGLMGSCVLVMLMKGENVYVMNVGNSRAVLARRPEPNLDNILGKATEKDLQQLKAEIMDGLQSVQLNAEHSTSVEEEVKRIKAEHIDRNAIIHGRVKGKLNITRAFGAGYLKEPKWNSMLLACFKIDYIGKDPYINCIPSLHHHRIGPNDKFLVLSSDGLYQYFTNKEVVDEVEMFTAAYPKGNPAEHLIREVLLRAARKAGMDYHELLNISYDERRRYHDDVSIIVISFKAHAP, encoded by the exons ATGGGCAATGGCATCTCAAAAAACACATGCTTCTCTGGCGAAACCTATGCGCCAGCTGTCTCATCGGACCCAGTACCCGGCGACATCCATGGACACTCCTTCAAGTATGTGCCAATGGCCGTCGCCTTCGACAAGTCCCCAATGGCTAATGTGCTCTCATCAAAAACACCCCTCTTCTCTTTATTCGGAGCGGCCATCAATGCCAACCAAGCGACATCATCATCAATACCGTCGTTCCGCCTGCTTAATGAGTTGATGGTGCCGCAATCATCTGTGTGCACCGTTAAGAGCTCGTGCTCCTCCGCCGCTGCACCAGTCCAGGCCCAACCAACTAGGTTGTCCTTTTCTGGCCACTTCTTGGACTCATCCGGCACCGTATCCCCTATCTCCAACCAGCTGTCAAGGCGGCCCTTCATGTCAG GCTCTCAGTGTTGCAATGAGCAACCTCTCAAAAAATCCTTAGCCACAGTCGGCTCCAGGCTCGATTTCAGTGTGCCACGCAACAACCTCCTATCAAAGGGTCCTACTGAGGTGTCAAATATGGATTCCTTTGGTGATGGGGGTCACCGCTCGCCACCGATCGATAATGTGCAGTGGGCTCAAGGCATGGCCGGCGAGGACCGGTTCCAGGTGGCGGTCTCAGAGGAGCGTGGGTGGGTGTTCGTGGGGATTTATGATGGCTTCTTCGGTCCCGATGCGACCGACTACCTCTTTGCGAACCTCCACGTCGCTGTGCACCACGCACTCAAGGGTGTGCTCTCGGACAACATCCAGTGCAATGAGCCGACAACCAATTCTGGTAATCTCTTTTCCCTAAATGGAGGCAATCATAGCCCGGAATTTGAACGTAAGCCGGCGAAGAGGGGTCGGACAGAACATCCGGAGAAGAACAATTCTGCCATGTCTGGGGGCAGCCCAACGATGCACCAGAGAGTCCTTGGGGCACTGGCTTGGGCGCTGAGGGAGACGGAGGAGGCATTTTTCAAGGCAGCAGAGGAGGGTGCGGCCGACAACCCGGAGATTGGGCTGATGGGGTCATGCGTACTAGTGATGCTGATGAAGGGCGAGAACGTGTATGTGATGAATGTCGGGAACAGTCGTGCCGTGTTGGCGAGAAGGCCGGAGCCCaatcttgataacatcctcggcaaGGCGACAGAGAAGGATCTGCAGCAGTTGAAGGCCGAGATCATGGATGGCCTACAGTCCGTGCAGCTCAACGCTGAACACAGTACCTCCGTTGAGGAG GAGGTAAAGAGGATCAAGGCCGAACATATTGATCGCAACGCCATCATCCACGGCAGAGTGAAGGGGAAACTCAACATCACCAGAGCATTCGGGGCTGGCTACCTGAAGGAG CCAAAGTGGAACAGTATGTTGTTAGCGTGCTTCAAGATTGATTACATCGGCAAGGACCCCTACATCAATTGCATCCCATCACTGCACCACCACCGTATCGGTCCAAACGACAAGTTCCTGGTGTTGTCGTCCGATGGGCTCTATCAGTATTTCACCAACAAAGAGGTGGTTGATGAGGTAGAGATGTTCACAGCTGCGTATCCCAAGGGCAATCCTGCTGAGCATCTCATCCGAGAAGTGTTACTTCGGGCTGCAAGGAAGGCCG GTATGGACTACCATGAACTGCTCAACATATCCTATGACGAAAGGAGGAGGTACCATGATGACGTTTCCATCATCGTGATCTCATTCAAAGCACATGCACCATGA
- the LOC123099195 gene encoding probable protein phosphatase 2C 31 isoform X1, whose amino-acid sequence MGNGISKNTCFSGETYAPAVSSDPVPGDIHGHSFKYVPMAVAFDKSPMANVLSSKTPLFSLFGAAINANQATSSSIPSFRLLNELMVPQSSVCTVKSSCSSAAAPVQAQPTRLSFSGHFLDSSGTVSPISNQLSRRPFMSGMLDHSFSSSSPFVSHRDSVSHLMVEHGAIGSQCCNEQPLKKSLATVGSRLDFSVPRNNLLSKGPTEVSNMDSFGDGGHRSPPIDNVQWAQGMAGEDRFQVAVSEERGWVFVGIYDGFFGPDATDYLFANLHVAVHHALKGVLSDNIQCNEPTTNSGNLFSLNGGNHSPEFERKPAKRGRTEHPEKNNSAMSGGSPTMHQRVLGALAWALRETEEAFFKAAEEGAADNPEIGLMGSCVLVMLMKGENVYVMNVGNSRAVLARRPEPNLDNILGKATEKDLQQLKAEIMDGLQSVQLNAEHSTSVEEEVKRIKAEHIDRNAIIHGRVKGKLNITRAFGAGYLKEPKWNSMLLACFKIDYIGKDPYINCIPSLHHHRIGPNDKFLVLSSDGLYQYFTNKEVVDEVEMFTAAYPKGNPAEHLIREVLLRAARKAGMDYHELLNISYDERRRYHDDVSIIVISFKAHAP is encoded by the exons ATGGGCAATGGCATCTCAAAAAACACATGCTTCTCTGGCGAAACCTATGCGCCAGCTGTCTCATCGGACCCAGTACCCGGCGACATCCATGGACACTCCTTCAAGTATGTGCCAATGGCCGTCGCCTTCGACAAGTCCCCAATGGCTAATGTGCTCTCATCAAAAACACCCCTCTTCTCTTTATTCGGAGCGGCCATCAATGCCAACCAAGCGACATCATCATCAATACCGTCGTTCCGCCTGCTTAATGAGTTGATGGTGCCGCAATCATCTGTGTGCACCGTTAAGAGCTCGTGCTCCTCCGCCGCTGCACCAGTCCAGGCCCAACCAACTAGGTTGTCCTTTTCTGGCCACTTCTTGGACTCATCCGGCACCGTATCCCCTATCTCCAACCAGCTGTCAAGGCGGCCCTTCATGTCAGGTATGCTAGACCACTCCTTCTCATCGTCCTCCCCCTTTGTTAGTCACCGGGACAGTGTTTCTCATCTGATGGTTGAACACGGTGCCATAGGCTCTCAGTGTTGCAATGAGCAACCTCTCAAAAAATCCTTAGCCACAGTCGGCTCCAGGCTCGATTTCAGTGTGCCACGCAACAACCTCCTATCAAAGGGTCCTACTGAGGTGTCAAATATGGATTCCTTTGGTGATGGGGGTCACCGCTCGCCACCGATCGATAATGTGCAGTGGGCTCAAGGCATGGCCGGCGAGGACCGGTTCCAGGTGGCGGTCTCAGAGGAGCGTGGGTGGGTGTTCGTGGGGATTTATGATGGCTTCTTCGGTCCCGATGCGACCGACTACCTCTTTGCGAACCTCCACGTCGCTGTGCACCACGCACTCAAGGGTGTGCTCTCGGACAACATCCAGTGCAATGAGCCGACAACCAATTCTGGTAATCTCTTTTCCCTAAATGGAGGCAATCATAGCCCGGAATTTGAACGTAAGCCGGCGAAGAGGGGTCGGACAGAACATCCGGAGAAGAACAATTCTGCCATGTCTGGGGGCAGCCCAACGATGCACCAGAGAGTCCTTGGGGCACTGGCTTGGGCGCTGAGGGAGACGGAGGAGGCATTTTTCAAGGCAGCAGAGGAGGGTGCGGCCGACAACCCGGAGATTGGGCTGATGGGGTCATGCGTACTAGTGATGCTGATGAAGGGCGAGAACGTGTATGTGATGAATGTCGGGAACAGTCGTGCCGTGTTGGCGAGAAGGCCGGAGCCCaatcttgataacatcctcggcaaGGCGACAGAGAAGGATCTGCAGCAGTTGAAGGCCGAGATCATGGATGGCCTACAGTCCGTGCAGCTCAACGCTGAACACAGTACCTCCGTTGAGGAG GAGGTAAAGAGGATCAAGGCCGAACATATTGATCGCAACGCCATCATCCACGGCAGAGTGAAGGGGAAACTCAACATCACCAGAGCATTCGGGGCTGGCTACCTGAAGGAG CCAAAGTGGAACAGTATGTTGTTAGCGTGCTTCAAGATTGATTACATCGGCAAGGACCCCTACATCAATTGCATCCCATCACTGCACCACCACCGTATCGGTCCAAACGACAAGTTCCTGGTGTTGTCGTCCGATGGGCTCTATCAGTATTTCACCAACAAAGAGGTGGTTGATGAGGTAGAGATGTTCACAGCTGCGTATCCCAAGGGCAATCCTGCTGAGCATCTCATCCGAGAAGTGTTACTTCGGGCTGCAAGGAAGGCCG GTATGGACTACCATGAACTGCTCAACATATCCTATGACGAAAGGAGGAGGTACCATGATGACGTTTCCATCATCGTGATCTCATTCAAAGCACATGCACCATGA